From Capra hircus breed San Clemente chromosome 1, ASM170441v1, whole genome shotgun sequence, the proteins below share one genomic window:
- the B4GALT4 gene encoding beta-1,4-galactosyltransferase 4 has protein sequence MNFNVTFHLSYKFRLLLLFTLCLTVVGWATSNYFVGAIQEIPKAKDLVASLSKGVVLGKKGTVTDEAFVEKARLDNCPSVSPHLKGQTKLMFKPDLTLEEVQAKNPKVHRGRYRPEECRALQRVAILIPHRHREKHLLYLLEHLHPFLQRQQLDYGIYVIHQAGSKKFNRAKLLNVGYLEALKDEIWDCFIFHDVDLVPENDLNLYRCEDQPRHLVVGRNSTGYRLRYSGYFGGVTALSREQFFKVNGFSNNYWGWGGEDDDLRLRVELHRMKITRPLPEVGKYTMIFHKRDQGNEVNIGRMNLLHQVSRVWRTDGLSSCGYKLLSVNYNPLYVNITVDFWSDP, from the exons ATGAACTTCAACGTGACTTTCCACCTTTCCTACAAATTCCGATTGCTGTTGCTTTTTACCTTATGCCTGACAGTGGTTGGGTGGGCCACCAGTAACTACTTTGTGGGTGCTATTCAAGAGATTCCTAAAGCAAAGGATCTCGTTGCTAGTTTGAGCAAGGGTGTCGTTTTAGGGAAGAAAGGAACTGTGACAGATGAAGCAtttgtggaaaaagcaagacttgACAATTGCCCTTCTGTGTCTCCACACCTCA AAGGCCAGACCAAGCTCATGTTCAAGCCAGATCTCACTCTGGAGGAGGTCCAGGCAAAGAACCCCAAGGTGCACAGAGGCCGGTATCGCCCTGAGGAGTGCAGGGCTTTGCAGCGGGTTGCCATCCTCATCCCTCACCGGCACAGGGAGAAGCACCTGCTGTACCTGCTGGAGCACCTTCACCCCTTCCTGCAGAGGCAGCAGCTGGACTACGGCATCTACGTCATCCACCAG GCTGGAAGTAAGAAGTTTAATCGCGCCAAACTCCTGAATGTGGGCTATCTAGAAGCTCTCAAGGATGAAATTTGGGACTGCTTCATATTCCATGATGTGGACCTGGTGCCTGAGAATGATTTGAACCTTTACAGGTGTGAGGATCAGCCCAGGCATCTGGTGGTTGGCAGGAACAGCACGGGGTACAG GTTACGTTACAGTGGATATTTTGGGGGTGTTACTGCCCTAAGTCGAGAGCAATTTTTCAAGGTGAATGGATTCTCTAACAACTACTGGGGATGGGGAGGCGAAGACGATGACCTCAGACTCAG GGTTGAACTTCATAGAATGAAAATAACCCGGCCACTGCCTGAAGTGGGTAAATATACTATGATCTTCCACAAGAGAGACCAAGGCAATGAGGTGAATATAGGACG GATGAATCTCTTACATCAGGTGTCACGTGTCTGGAGAACAGATGGGTTGAGCAGCTGTGGTTATAAATTACTCTCTGTGAATTACAATCCTTTATATGTCAACATCACAGTGGATTTCTGGTCTGATCCATGA